The Thioalkalivibrio thiocyanodenitrificans ARhD 1 nucleotide sequence ATCCAGGGCGTTGTCCGTGCCGTGGGCATACGTGAGGCCTGCCTCGTTGAAGCGGCTGGCACCCCAGCGGATGAAATCGCGAATGGTTTCCAGGCCCTGGGGCAAGGGGGATGGCTGCATGGTCTGTGCCGTCGACGTGAAAGATGTGGAATAATACGCCGATGGCCCGGATGCTTCACAATCGAACCCTGCAGATCCTGCTGTTGTTGCTCGCCGGCGCCGTGGCCATGGCCATCGGCATCGGCGCGGGCATGTCGCAGCGCGACGCCGGCGGGGCCGGGCCCCTGTCGCTGGACGGCGGCACCTGGCTCCCGGAACCGCGCGTACTGCCGGACTTCGAACTCATCGACATGCAGGGCGAGCCGTTCACCCGCGCGTCCCTGGAAGACCGGTGGAGCTTCCTGTTCTTCGGCTATACCTACTGTCCCGATATCTGCCCGCTCACCATGGCCCTGCTGGGCAGCGCCGTGGAGGAGATCCAGCGCGTGGAGCCGCGGGCCGGCAGTCCCAACGTCGTGTTCGTCTCCGTGGATCCGGAACGTGATACACCCGAGGCGATCAAGGAATACGTGGGCTACTTCAATGCCGACTTCATGGGCGTCACCGCGCCCATGGAACGGCTGACCCCGTTCACCCGCGCCTTGGGGATTCTGCATCGCAAGGCCGAGGACCCCCGGGATCCGGACAACTACCTGGTGGACCATTCCGCGTCGATTCTGCTGATCAACCCGCAGGGGCAGCTCCAGGCGGTGCTCAGCGCACCCCACCAGGTGGACACCCTGGCCTCGGATTTCCTGCTGATCCGCAAGCGTTTCGAACGGGGCTGAGATGCCGGGCGCCACACCGCCCCGGTGGCTTGACCTGCTCAAGTCCCTGCCGCTCTATGCCCTGCCCCATCACACCGTGTCCCGTGCCGTGCATGCCATGGCGCGCATGGAAACACGGCTCAAGGACCCCCTGGTGCGCTGGTTCATCCGCCGTTACGGCGTGGACATGGGAGAGGCGGCCGAACCCCGGCCCGAGGCCTATGCCAGCTTCAACGCCTTCTTCACCCGCGCCCTGCGGCCCGATGCACGGCCGCTGGATGCCGATCCCGGCGCCCTGCCGAGCCCCGCGGACAGCACTGTCAGTGCCCTGGGGCGCATCACCCACGGCCGCATCATCCAGGCCAAGGGCCACGACTACAGTGTCGAGACCCTGCTGGGCGGTGACGGGCGGCGGGCCGCCCCGTTCCGGGACGGGCACTTCATCACCCTGTATCTCTCGCCCCGGGACTATCACCGGGTGCACATGCCCGCCGCCGGGCTGTTGCGCGAGACCGTTTACATCCCCGGGCGCCTGTTCTCCGTGGCCCCCCACACGGTGCGTACCATCCCGAACCTGTTCGCCCGCAACGAGCGCGTGGCCTGCCTGTTTGACACGGACCGCGGCCCGCTCGCCTCGATCATGGTGGGCGCCATCAACGTGGGCAGCATCGAACTGGTCTGGACCGGCGAGGTCACCCCGCCCCGCGGCGATCTGACGGTCACGGACTACGGGGATCGCGCGTTACGGCTCGAGCGCGGCGCCGAGATGGGCCGTTTCAACCTGGGCTCCACGGTGATCCTGCTGCTGCCCGACATTCCCTTTGCTTGGCGTGAGGATCTGGCACCGGGGGTGAGGGTGAAGGTGGGGGAAAGGCTTGGGAAGTTTGAAGGGTGAAGGATGAATCAAGGGGTCAGAGTTGTTGAAGCGAACTTCAACAACTCTGACCCCTTGATTCATCCTTCCGCTACGCCCGCTCCCACGGAAACGCCAGCACCTCCCGGATGTGCGTACGTCCGGTCAGGCACATGAGCAGCCGGTCCACGCCGAGCGCCACGCCGGAACAGTCGGGCAGGCCCGATTCCAGGGCCGCCAGAAGCCGGACGTCCACGGGCATGGGCACCAGACCCCGGGCCTTGCGTGAGGCGAGATCCTGCTCGAAACGCCGGGCCTGTTCCCGAGCGTCAACGAGCTCGTGAAATCCGTTGGCCAGTTCCAGGCTCCCCCAGTACAGTTCGAAACGCTCGGCCACGGTCGGATCGCGGGGGCGCAGCCTGGCCAGGGCCGCCTGAGAAGCCGGGTAGTCGTGCACAAAGGTGAGCCGTCCGGCCGGAAAGGCGGGTGCCACCACCTCGCTCATGAGCAGATCGAGCCAACCGTCGCGGTCCAGGACCCCGGTGAGATCGATGTCATGATCCGCCGCACAATCGGCGAGTTCCTCCTCATCGGCGCACATCGGGTCAAGGCCCGCATGGCGGCGAAAGGCCTCCGCATAGCTCAGGCGCATGCCGGCGCCGGGGTCGGTGGCGCCGGCCAGTGTGCGCACCAGGGACTCCACCTCGTCCATGAGCCGGCGGGCATCGAAACCCGTGCGATACCATTCCAGCAGGGTGAATTCCGGGTTGTGATAACGGCCCGCCTCGCCGGCGCGAAACACCCGGGCGATCTGGTAGATATCGCCGCTGCCCGCCGCCAGCAGGCGCTTCATGGGAAACTCCGGAGAGGTGTGCAGGAACCGCGGGGGGGTGAACGTGCTGACCCCGAGGCTTTCCAGCGCCGGATCCGTGGCGCCGGCGGGGGACAGCATGGGCGTCTCCACCTCGAGCACATGCCGGGCCGCGAAGAAGGCCCGGACCCCGGCCAGCATGTCGGCCCGGGCGCGCAGCACGGCAGACGATGCGGTGGGACGCCAGCTCCCGGGCACGAGGGGCCGGGTCAGACCCGGGAAACGTATTCGCCGGTGCGGGTATCCACGCGGATCGTCTCCCCCTCCTCC carries:
- a CDS encoding SCO family protein → MLHNRTLQILLLLLAGAVAMAIGIGAGMSQRDAGGAGPLSLDGGTWLPEPRVLPDFELIDMQGEPFTRASLEDRWSFLFFGYTYCPDICPLTMALLGSAVEEIQRVEPRAGSPNVVFVSVDPERDTPEAIKEYVGYFNADFMGVTAPMERLTPFTRALGILHRKAEDPRDPDNYLVDHSASILLINPQGQLQAVLSAPHQVDTLASDFLLIRKRFERG
- the asd gene encoding archaetidylserine decarboxylase (Phosphatidylserine decarboxylase is synthesized as a single chain precursor. Generation of the pyruvoyl active site from a Ser is coupled to cleavage of a Gly-Ser bond between the larger (beta) and smaller (alpha chains). It is an integral membrane protein.); protein product: MPGATPPRWLDLLKSLPLYALPHHTVSRAVHAMARMETRLKDPLVRWFIRRYGVDMGEAAEPRPEAYASFNAFFTRALRPDARPLDADPGALPSPADSTVSALGRITHGRIIQAKGHDYSVETLLGGDGRRAAPFRDGHFITLYLSPRDYHRVHMPAAGLLRETVYIPGRLFSVAPHTVRTIPNLFARNERVACLFDTDRGPLASIMVGAINVGSIELVWTGEVTPPRGDLTVTDYGDRALRLERGAEMGRFNLGSTVILLLPDIPFAWREDLAPGVRVKVGERLGKFEG
- the epmA gene encoding EF-P lysine aminoacylase EpmA, whose translation is MPGSWRPTASSAVLRARADMLAGVRAFFAARHVLEVETPMLSPAGATDPALESLGVSTFTPPRFLHTSPEFPMKRLLAAGSGDIYQIARVFRAGEAGRYHNPEFTLLEWYRTGFDARRLMDEVESLVRTLAGATDPGAGMRLSYAEAFRRHAGLDPMCADEEELADCAADHDIDLTGVLDRDGWLDLLMSEVVAPAFPAGRLTFVHDYPASQAALARLRPRDPTVAERFELYWGSLELANGFHELVDAREQARRFEQDLASRKARGLVPMPVDVRLLAALESGLPDCSGVALGVDRLLMCLTGRTHIREVLAFPWERA